Genomic segment of Candidatus Methylomirabilota bacterium:
GGGCTCGCCGCCGGCGACGTCATCGTCGAGGTGGATCGCCAGCCGGTGCAGAGCGCGGCTGACCTGAAGCAGGTGGTCGACAAGCATCGTGGCGGCCCGCCGATTCTGTTGCTCGTCCACCGGAACGGCGAGAGCGTCTTCGTGGCGGTCTCCGTCTAGTTGACGTCGATGTCACGTGAGAGGAACGCTCGATCGGGCGGGTGACACGATGGCGAGGCGAGCGGCGGCGGTGGTGGTCGTCGCGATAAGCCTCGGGGCAGCCTGGTACGCCCTCGCGCCGTGGCCCACGCATCATGCGGCCGAGCGCGGCGCTCGGCTCCTCGCGGCGCAGGATTACCTCGGGGCGAGCCGCGTCCTGCTGGCGGCGGTGGCTGCCGCTCCCGGTGATGCCCGCGTCCACTTCTACCTGGGGCTCGCCTACGCGCGTCTCGGCGCGCTGGCGGGCGCCCTGAACCAGCTCGAGGAAGCGGTGCACCTGGCCCCGGACGACGCGCAGTTTCACGACGGCCTGGGCCAGGTCTACCGCGACGCGGGGCAGGTGAGCCGCGCCTGGGCCGCGTTCGACGAGGCGATCCGCCGCGGCCCGGACGAGCCACGGTACCGCGTGCACCTGGCCGGCCTCCTGCTGGACACGGGCCGGGTGCCCGACGCGGTCGGCGCCCTCCGGCGGGCCGTGGAGCTCGCGCCCCGCCGGGCGGAGCTGCGCCTGCTCCTCGCCGCGGCCCTCCGGCA
This window contains:
- a CDS encoding tetratricopeptide repeat protein, whose product is MARRAAAVVVVAISLGAAWYALAPWPTHHAAERGARLLAAQDYLGASRVLLAAVAAAPGDARVHFYLGLAYARLGALAGALNQLEEAVHLAPDDAQFHDGLGQVYRDAGQVSRAWAAFDEAIRRGPDEPRYRVHLAGLLLDTGRVPDAVGALRRAVELAPRRAELRLLLAAALRQAGERDEAARQYREARRLAADGVIAELARQELRIATLR